A stretch of DNA from Brevibacillus ruminantium:
GGGCCGATTTCCCTGCGGACAAACGAGCATGACGCTTACGTGGATGTGCACCCGTTGAAGCTGACCAGCAAGGAGTATGACCTTTTGCAATATTTTCTTCACAACCGGGAGCAAATCCTGACGCGTGATCAGATCTTTGACCGAATCTGGGGGATTGATTCGGAAGCCAACTACGGCATTGTCGATTTGTACGTGCACTACCTGCGCAAAAAATTGGCCGATTACGATTGTGACCATTACATCCGTACGGTTCGCAATGTCGGGTATATCTTAAAGGAGAGCTAGACGGATGTTCAAAAAGACCCGCATCCGCCTGGTGATTCTCAATGTGATCGTATTTGTGATTCTTTTGAACGGCTTGGGCAGCGCGCTCTACTTTTCCATGCAGTACCGCTTGATTTCACAGGTGGACAAGGAACTGATCAGGGCGGGAAAAAGGCTGGCCCAGGCTCCGCCTCCGTTCCTGAAAGCAGATCGCAAACGATTCCCTGACGTCGACAGAAGAATTATCTTTTTGCTATGGGATGACAAGGGCGGGCTGATCGGCAATTTTTACGGGGAAACGTTGGAAAGGGAGGAACTGCTGCCGTTTCATCCCGACCGTCGGGCAGCAGAGATCGAGAATGTCTCCGAAAATGGACAGACCTACAGGGTTTACACCATGTTTGTCGATAAACAGATACTCGATCAGGGAAAGATCAAAACGGTGAGCTATATCCAGTTGATCTACAACCTGGAGCCCGAGATGAACATGCTGGGCACGCTTCTGTACGTGCTCGGGATCGGAGGTCTGGTCAGCATCGGAATTGCCTTGTTTGCAGGGCTCTTTTTAGCCAAGCGGGCGCTGATTCCGATACAGCAGTCGTGGGAGAAACAGCAGCAGTTTATCGCGGATGCCTCCCATGAATTGCGGACGCCGCTCTCTGTGATTCTGGTCAATCTGGAGAGGCTGTTCCGCTCACCCGGCCGGACGATTGAAGAGGAGAGCGAGCATATTCTGGTCAGCATCCAGGAGACGAGGCGGTTGAACAAGCTGGTGTCCGACCTGCTGACGCTGGCCCGCACCGATTCCAATGAACTGCAGCTTTTAAAACAAACCGTCCCAATGGGGGAGCTGGTGGAGAAAAGCGTCCAGACTTTTCGCCAGCTTGCGACAGTCCGAGGCATCTCGATCGAGACGGACATTCAGCAGCCGCTGGAGATGAGCGGGGATCAGGAAAGGCTTCAGCAACTGCTCGTCATCATGCTCGACAACGCGCTCAAGTACTCGTACGAACAGGGAGTGATTGCCGTTAGCTGCAAACGCGATGGCCACGGAATTTCCCTGATCGTCAAAGATTCGGGCATCGGGATTTCACAAGAGGATATTCCCTATGTGTTCGACCGCTTTTATCGGGCGGATAAAATGCGCTCCCGAAAGCTGGAGGGCACCGGGCTGGGATTGTCCATCGCCAAATGGATTGTCGACGCGCACGGCGGCAAAATCCGCGTGGAGAGCGAAGAGGGGAAAGGAACCAGCTTTATCGTCTGGCTGCCAGTGAAAAGCGGCTAATCCCCGGCCAGATCCCCCATGAAGGCTGCCCGGCATGGCGGACGATAGCCAGCCTCAGGAAAAAGGCGGGAATCATATTGGTAAGTATGTTATTCACGGACACTGCCCTGCCGTCAACGAGAATGAAAAAGAAGCCGATTCCTCCACGACATGGATGGAATCGACTTCTTTGCTTTTTGTTGATTACTCTTTAAACAACAGAGATGCTCCGGCAATACCCGGATGCGTCATTTCAAATGGATCGAGGATCAAATCCAGCTCTTCCTCGGTCAGTACGTTGTGCTCCAGGCAAAGCTCTCGCACTGATCTGCCCGTGAGGATTGCTTCGCGGGCGATGCGCGCAGCCACTTCATAGCCGAGGTGCGGATTGACGGCGGTGATGATTCCGACGCTTTTTTCCACGTAGGCTTTCATCACTTCTTCATTCGCTTTGATCCCGTCGAGGCAGTATTCTTTGAACACGCGGAAACCGTTGTTCATGATGCTGATGGACTGCAGCAGGTTAAAGACGAGAACAGGCTCCATCACATTCAATTCCAGTTGCCCTGCTTCGGAGGCGAGACAGATCGTATGGTCGTTTCCGATGACCTGGAAGGCGATTTGGTTGAGCACTTCTGCCATCACCGGATTTACTTTCCCCGGCATGATCGAAGAACCAGGCTGGCGGGCAGGCAGGGCGATTTCCCCGAGACCGGCACGCGGACCGGAAGCCATCAGGCGCAGGTCGTTGGCGATTTTGGACATGTTGATCATGCAAACCTTCAGGGCTGCCGAAACTTCCGTATACGCATCTGTATTTTGTGTAGCGTCGACCAGATCAGAGGCACCTTTGATCGGGAAGCTGGTGATCTCGGCCAATTGTTTGACGACACTCTCGATGTAACGAGGATCAGCATTCAGCCCGGTACCTACCGCCGTGGCTCCCATGTTTACTTCAAACAGATGCTGACGGGAGCTGGAGATACGCGAGATATCGCGAGAAAGTACTTTGCGGTACGCTTCGAATTCCTGGCCCAGACGGATTGGCACCGCATCTTGCAGATGGGTTCGGCCCATTTTGATCACGCCGTCAAATTCCTGGGCTTTTTTCGAGAAGGCTTCCTGAAGCAGCTCCATTGTGTCGAGCAGTTGATCCAGCATCATCAGCACAGCGATGTGAATGGCTGTCGGAAAAGCGTCATTGGTTGACTGCGACATATTTACATGGGTATTGGGACTTACCTGGAAGTAGTCCCCTTTTTCAAATCCGAGGATTTCCAGCGCGCGATTGGCAATCACTTCGTTGGCGTTCATATTGATCGAGGTCCCGGCTCCACCCTGAATCGGGTCGACGATAAACTGGTCGTGCAACTGGCCCGCGATGACTTCTTCTGCAGCCTGCACGATGCCTGTACCGATGCGGCGGTTCAACTGCCCCGTCTCCATATTGGCGATGGCAGCGGCCTTTTTGACCATAGCGATGGCGGTGATCAACGATTCGTGAATCCGGTACCCCGTAATGGGAAAGTTCTCCACTGCCCGGAGTGTTTGCACTCCATAGTAGGCATTCTTCGGCACTTCCTTTTCTCCGAGAAAGTCTTTTTCGATTCGTTTGGATTCTGCTGCGTCCATGTCTATCCATCTCCTACAGGATTTTTTTGGAAACAAACTAAGTTGTTTACTCTCATCAAAAGCGTATCATAGTTTGACCAAAAGAAGTAGGGATAGATCGCTTCTCGAAATTTTTTTAGCCAGACTGGACAACGTAGGATATGGAAGGAATTTTCTGGATCAGACTGGTAATGACGGTTTGGGAGTGGATCAAATGAGCAGGGGAAATGGACGAAAGTTGACATTCAATCGGAATTGATTTAAACTGAGGAAGAAATAAGTTAAATATATTAACTATTAAATATTTTAATAAAATAAGGGAGGTGATGATATCCTTTCATGGAGCATAAGCAATCACTCGCCAACCTGTTTTCGAGCATGATGCACAAGTTTGTTCTTGCTTATGGCAAGGTACTGGATGCGGATATCTCCGGTTCACAGGTGTACATGCTGGAAATCCTGGAGAACGAAGGCTCGAAGAGAAGTACGGAATTGGCGGCCCAATTGGAGATCAGTCTGCCTGCCGTAACCAATCTGTCTAATAAGCTGGTAAAAAAAGGTTATGTGGAACGTTCGATCCCGGCAGAGGATCGGCGGGTAACCAATCTGCACATTACTCCTGCTGGTTCTGCTGTATTGGAGAGGATCATGTCCAAGTATTATCACCTGACCGATACCATCTGGGCCGATTTTTCTTCCGAAGAACTAGCCCAACTCTTGCAGTACTACGAGAAAATGGTAGCCAATCTCGAGACGTACCAACCTGACAAGGAGTGAATACAACATGACAACACAATCACAGGTAGCCGTCATTACAGGTGCAGGAAGCGGAATGGGCCGCGCCGCCTCGCTTAAGCTGGCCGACAAAGGCATGAAGCTGGTGCTGGTCGATTTCAACGAACAAACAGGTGAAGAGACTCTCGGACTTGTCAAAGAAAAAGGTGCAGAAGCGATTTTTGTCAAAGCCAATGTGGCAGAAAGCGCCGATGTGCAAAACTATGTGAACCAAGCTGTGGAGACCTTCGGACGGATCGATGTCTTTTTCAACAACGCCGGTATTATCCAAAAGCCTTATCTGCTGGCAGACATTCCGGAAAACGAATTTGACCGCGTTTTCTCCGTGAATGCCAAGGGTGTCTTTCTGGGCTTGAAATACGTTCTGAAAGTGATGGAGAAACAAGGGGAGGGCCTGATCATCAACACGGCTTCTACCGCAGGTGTCAAGCCGGAACACAGTGTAGCCGCCTACTCTGCGTCGAAGCATGCTGTCGTCAGCCTGACCAAGTCTGCTGCGATGGAATACGCCAAGACAGGCATTCGCATCAATGCCGTCTGCCCCGGTGGTGTCACTACCAACCTGGTCGCCGCCTTTCAGCAAAACATCGAGGAAACCGGCAATGTGCCCGAGATTGTATTCCCGCGCATGGGCCGAATGGCAGAGGCGGAAGAGATCGCCAATGTGGTCGCATTCCTGGCTTCTTCGGAATCCTCGTATATGACCGGTTCGATCGTGCTGGTAGACGGCGGTCTGACGCTGTAGCGAAAAAGAAAAAAGCCCTGGAGTCAAAAAGCGTCCAAGGCCTTGCAGCAGGAAGCTTCCTTTTCTATCGAGAGGGAAGCTTCTTTTCTGTTAGTAATAAGTGGTTAAGTAAGCAAGTTAGTTCTGTTCGTTTGTTTGCTAGGAAGCATTTGGCCGGGAGCTGCTGCTCTTTTTCAACCCCAGATGTTCTTGAAGGGTCTCGCTGATCTCTGTCACGTTCTGCTCGTCCAGCTTGAAATAATAGATTTGGTTGAGATACATGTTGCTTCCCTTGAACTGGAGCTTGTCGATGTTCACACTGCCGGATTTGGCGAATTGATAGAATGCCTCCAGATCCTGCAAATGCATGTTCGTTTTTAGATTATCCCCGAGCGCTTCCAGCAGAGCGCCGTATTTGGGGAGGGAGCCAATGGTGAGCGCCTTTTTGAAAATAGACTCCAGTACGAGCTGTTGGCGTTTCCCCCGTTCCAGGTCGCTGTCAATTTTACGTGTGCGGACCAGAGCCAGTGCTTCTTCCCCGTTCAAGGTCTGCAGCCCCTTTTTCAGCTTGATCGCACGCGGGCGGTCTTGGCTGTCCTGCTCCGTAAAGGAGATCGGGACATCGACCTCGACACCGCCCAATGCGTCAACGATTTCCATAAAGGCGGTAAAGTTGACTTTTACGTAATAATCGACCGGGACATTCAGCAGACGTTCCACCGTGTCCACTGTGGCGTCTACGCCGCCAAAAGCGTGGGCATGGTTGATCTTGTCTTTTTTCTTTTCGACCGGGACATATACGTAAGAGTCCCGCGGAATGCTGAGCAGCTTCACAGAGCTGTCTTTTTTGTTAAAGGTAGCCAGCATCAGTGCGTCTGTCCGAATAGCGTCCCCGTATTGACTATCCCGCACATCACTCCCATCCACGCCCATGAGCAGGACGGAAAAACTGTCTGCCAAAGGATCGGCTGGTTCTTCGCGAATCGGCGAGACCGTTCCCCTTTCCAGCGCTTGATGTGCTTTTTCTTCCATCATAGCGGCCTTCCGGTATAAATCGATGGCATAACCCGTTGAGACAAATACCAAGACCAGGATGGGGATGAGCAGAAGAACCATCCTGCGTCTTCTTTTTTGATTTGCTTTTGGTTTGTTTTTCATCATAAATTCCACCTTGAATCGCTTGTACATAGAGTGTAGACGTTTTTCGACAGAATTTCGTTACAGGGGGGTAACAAACGAAAAAACACGTCGTTTTTTGTCCTTCCTCTTCTTGTAAATTCCAGCAGGAAAATCGGCCGTCGGGTTGTAAAAAGTAGGAGAGAGGAAATAGGCGAGAGGGTCGATAACAGCAAAGCAACAGTGGGCAGGCAGCACATGTCTTGAGACAACTTTCCAATCAAAAAAAGATGAGGGAGTGTAAGACGATGAGCACAAATGACTATTTGCAAGGGACCTTGCCGCAAATGCTGGAACAAAGTTGTAAGCGATTTCCGGAACGGAGTGCTGTGTATTTCAAGGGACAGCAGTGGGATTATCAAACACTGGGTCACCTGGTAAAAAGATTTGCAGCGGGACTGCACAGCCTCGGGATTTCGGAAGGGGACCGGGTAGGCATCATGCTGCCCAATTGTCCGCACTACGTGGCAGCCTATTACGGAATCTTGCAGCTCGGCGGCATCGTCGTGCAGATCAATCCGATGTCCGTTCAGGCGGAGCTGGAACACTACCTCAGTGACTCCGGGGCCAAAGCCCTGATCGTCTTCGCACCATTTTTGCCCGTTGTCGAAAAAGTGAAAAGCGTGCAAGAATTAACGGCAAGAATCGTCGTCGAACTGCCGGCGACGGATAACGAACTGCCGGCCGGTTATCTTCGATATGAAAACGTGCTCGCTCTGGCCGAGGATGTGCTCGAAGACCTGCCTGCCACCTCCACCACTCCCGATGATGTCGCCGTCTTGCAATATACGGGCGGCACGACCGGACGCTCGAAGGGTGCGATGCTGACCCACCGCAATCTCTATGCCAATGCTTATCAATGCTATGCCATTATGGAGGGGGATCTGGAGCGGCCGGATCGGATTCTCACTGTGATCCCACTTTTTCACGTATACGGCATGACGGTCTGCATGAATATGGCGATCTTTGGAGGCTCGCAGCAGATCATAGTGCCGCGGTTTGAACTGGATGATGTACTGCAGACGATCAAAGAGACCAAGCCGACGATTTTCCCGGGCGTGCCGACCATGTATGTCGCGGTCAACGCCCATCCCAGGGCAGAGGAGTACGGTATTTCGTCCATCCGCCTGTGCGCCAGCGGTTCTGCGCCGCTCCCGGGTGAAGTGATTAAAGAGTTTGAAGCCAAGACGAAGGGCATGATTCTGGAAGGCTTTGGACTTTCGGAGGCGTCTCCCGTCACGCATTTTAACCAGATGGACAAGCGTAAGGTAGGATCGATCGGCAAAACCATTTCCTTTACCGAATCCAAAATCATCAGTCTGCAGGACGGTGAGACCGAGCTTGGGCCAAATGAGGCGGGTGAGCTGGTGGTACGGGGGCCACAGGTGATGAAAGGCTACTGGGGCATGCCGGAGGAGACGGCAGAAACGCTCAAGGATGGCTGGCTCTACACCGGGGACATCGCCTACAAAGACGAAGAGGGATATTACTATATCATCGATCGCAAAAAGGACCTGATTATTGCCGGGGGCTTCAATATCTATCCGCGCGAAGTGGAGGAAGTTCTCTACCAGCATCCGTCTGTGCAGGAGGCTGTCGTGATTGGCGTGCCCGATGCCTACCGTGGCGAGACGGTAAAGGCTTTCGTCGTCCTCAAAAAAGAAGCGTCGCTCACGGAAGCCGAGCTGCAGGACTACTGCCGTGAACAGATGGCCGCCTACAAGATTCCGCAGCAGATCGAATTTCGGGAGGCGCTGCCCAAAACAGCAGTCGGCAAGATTTTGCGTCGCAGGCTGAGAGAGGAAGAACAGGGAGCCAGCGCCACATAACGGATCGGAAAAGTCCCTTTTGTTGAAATATTAGTGATATTGCATGAAATTTCTGAACCTATAACTATATAACGATGACCGTCCGGCCAATTTGGCCTGAGGCGGTCTCTTTTTTTACTATATTCTGGTCATCTCTACGCCTCCCTCCCTCATAGAATGGGGCAAATGAGGATAGAGGTGAAACATGAACGGATTGTGGAAAACAGTGGTCTTTTTGCTGACAACTTTGTCACTTGCCAATTTGAGTCTGGTCCCGCTGTTGGTTCAGGCGGAAAACGGGGGAGCTGCTCAACAATCGCCGGAGCTGCCGATGCCCCTGAAGCCGGAAACTGATGAGCCGATAACGGTGACGATTGTGGGCGATATTCTTCTGGACAAGAGCGTGGGCAAGCAGATTGAACGCTATGGTGTTGATTATCCGTTTGCCAAAACGGGAGATCTGCTGCGACAGGCCGATTTGACAGTGGGCAATCTGGAGACAGCCGTCAGCAAACGGGGAAAACCGGAATCCAAGGAGTTTACCTTCCGCTCCCGGCCGGAGACGCTCGCCGGGCTGGTCAATGCCGGATTTGACATCGTCAATCTGGCCAATAACCACTCGATGGACTACGGCATGGATGCCTTTCTCGATACGATGAAGCATCTTCGCGAGTACAACCTCGCCTATGTCGGCGGGGGGAAGAATGAGGAGGAAGCCTATGCTCCTGTGATCCGCACGATCAAAGGAAAAAGGGTAGCAGTCATCGGTCTGAGCCGAGTACTGCCCAACCAGGGATGGTTTGCTGGCAAAAACAAGGCCGGACTGGCAAGTGCTTATTCGCGTGAGCCGATGCAGAGCTACGTCCGCAAAGCGGTGGAAGCGTCCGATATCACCATCGCGATCATGCATTGGAATCTGGAGTACAAAGACTATCCCGAAGAGTACGCCAAGCAATTGGCACGGCTGCTGATCGATGAAGGGGTAGATGCGGTAGTCGGATCGCACAGCCATTCCCTGATGGGAGTCGAATGGTACAAGGAGGCTCCGATCTTTTACAGTGTCGGCAACTTTGTGTTTACCACGCCCCGGAATCCCAAAGGAAGCGAGTCCATGATCGTGACCCTGACCTTTGCCCAAAATCAGACCGAAGGGAAGATCGTACCGGCGAAAATCGTCAATGGACAGCCGGTGCCGCTGACAGGCGAGCAGGGGAAAAAGCTGATCCAAAAGGTGCAGAGCCTCTCGTTTGGAGCGGTGATCGACGAAGCGGGGATCGTGCGGAAGTAAGAGCAGTCATCTAGTTTGGAA
This window harbors:
- a CDS encoding long-chain-fatty-acid--CoA ligase, which encodes MSTNDYLQGTLPQMLEQSCKRFPERSAVYFKGQQWDYQTLGHLVKRFAAGLHSLGISEGDRVGIMLPNCPHYVAAYYGILQLGGIVVQINPMSVQAELEHYLSDSGAKALIVFAPFLPVVEKVKSVQELTARIVVELPATDNELPAGYLRYENVLALAEDVLEDLPATSTTPDDVAVLQYTGGTTGRSKGAMLTHRNLYANAYQCYAIMEGDLERPDRILTVIPLFHVYGMTVCMNMAIFGGSQQIIVPRFELDDVLQTIKETKPTIFPGVPTMYVAVNAHPRAEEYGISSIRLCASGSAPLPGEVIKEFEAKTKGMILEGFGLSEASPVTHFNQMDKRKVGSIGKTISFTESKIISLQDGETELGPNEAGELVVRGPQVMKGYWGMPEETAETLKDGWLYTGDIAYKDEEGYYYIIDRKKDLIIAGGFNIYPREVEEVLYQHPSVQEAVVIGVPDAYRGETVKAFVVLKKEASLTEAELQDYCREQMAAYKIPQQIEFREALPKTAVGKILRRRLREEEQGASAT
- a CDS encoding MarR family winged helix-turn-helix transcriptional regulator codes for the protein MEHKQSLANLFSSMMHKFVLAYGKVLDADISGSQVYMLEILENEGSKRSTELAAQLEISLPAVTNLSNKLVKKGYVERSIPAEDRRVTNLHITPAGSAVLERIMSKYYHLTDTIWADFSSEELAQLLQYYEKMVANLETYQPDKE
- a CDS encoding LCP family protein, with the translated sequence MKNKPKANQKRRRRMVLLLIPILVLVFVSTGYAIDLYRKAAMMEEKAHQALERGTVSPIREEPADPLADSFSVLLMGVDGSDVRDSQYGDAIRTDALMLATFNKKDSSVKLLSIPRDSYVYVPVEKKKDKINHAHAFGGVDATVDTVERLLNVPVDYYVKVNFTAFMEIVDALGGVEVDVPISFTEQDSQDRPRAIKLKKGLQTLNGEEALALVRTRKIDSDLERGKRQQLVLESIFKKALTIGSLPKYGALLEALGDNLKTNMHLQDLEAFYQFAKSGSVNIDKLQFKGSNMYLNQIYYFKLDEQNVTEISETLQEHLGLKKSSSSRPNAS
- a CDS encoding sensor histidine kinase; translated protein: MFKKTRIRLVILNVIVFVILLNGLGSALYFSMQYRLISQVDKELIRAGKRLAQAPPPFLKADRKRFPDVDRRIIFLLWDDKGGLIGNFYGETLEREELLPFHPDRRAAEIENVSENGQTYRVYTMFVDKQILDQGKIKTVSYIQLIYNLEPEMNMLGTLLYVLGIGGLVSIGIALFAGLFLAKRALIPIQQSWEKQQQFIADASHELRTPLSVILVNLERLFRSPGRTIEEESEHILVSIQETRRLNKLVSDLLTLARTDSNELQLLKQTVPMGELVEKSVQTFRQLATVRGISIETDIQQPLEMSGDQERLQQLLVIMLDNALKYSYEQGVIAVSCKRDGHGISLIVKDSGIGISQEDIPYVFDRFYRADKMRSRKLEGTGLGLSIAKWIVDAHGGKIRVESEEGKGTSFIVWLPVKSG
- a CDS encoding SDR family NAD(P)-dependent oxidoreductase; protein product: MTTQSQVAVITGAGSGMGRAASLKLADKGMKLVLVDFNEQTGEETLGLVKEKGAEAIFVKANVAESADVQNYVNQAVETFGRIDVFFNNAGIIQKPYLLADIPENEFDRVFSVNAKGVFLGLKYVLKVMEKQGEGLIINTASTAGVKPEHSVAAYSASKHAVVSLTKSAAMEYAKTGIRINAVCPGGVTTNLVAAFQQNIEETGNVPEIVFPRMGRMAEAEEIANVVAFLASSESSYMTGSIVLVDGGLTL
- the aspA gene encoding aspartate ammonia-lyase, producing MDAAESKRIEKDFLGEKEVPKNAYYGVQTLRAVENFPITGYRIHESLITAIAMVKKAAAIANMETGQLNRRIGTGIVQAAEEVIAGQLHDQFIVDPIQGGAGTSINMNANEVIANRALEILGFEKGDYFQVSPNTHVNMSQSTNDAFPTAIHIAVLMMLDQLLDTMELLQEAFSKKAQEFDGVIKMGRTHLQDAVPIRLGQEFEAYRKVLSRDISRISSSRQHLFEVNMGATAVGTGLNADPRYIESVVKQLAEITSFPIKGASDLVDATQNTDAYTEVSAALKVCMINMSKIANDLRLMASGPRAGLGEIALPARQPGSSIMPGKVNPVMAEVLNQIAFQVIGNDHTICLASEAGQLELNVMEPVLVFNLLQSISIMNNGFRVFKEYCLDGIKANEEVMKAYVEKSVGIITAVNPHLGYEVAARIAREAILTGRSVRELCLEHNVLTEEELDLILDPFEMTHPGIAGASLLFKE
- a CDS encoding CapA family protein translates to MNGLWKTVVFLLTTLSLANLSLVPLLVQAENGGAAQQSPELPMPLKPETDEPITVTIVGDILLDKSVGKQIERYGVDYPFAKTGDLLRQADLTVGNLETAVSKRGKPESKEFTFRSRPETLAGLVNAGFDIVNLANNHSMDYGMDAFLDTMKHLREYNLAYVGGGKNEEEAYAPVIRTIKGKRVAVIGLSRVLPNQGWFAGKNKAGLASAYSREPMQSYVRKAVEASDITIAIMHWNLEYKDYPEEYAKQLARLLIDEGVDAVVGSHSHSLMGVEWYKEAPIFYSVGNFVFTTPRNPKGSESMIVTLTFAQNQTEGKIVPAKIVNGQPVPLTGEQGKKLIQKVQSLSFGAVIDEAGIVRK